Within the Corynebacterium afermentans subsp. lipophilum genome, the region CTGGCGGCCACTGCGCTACGGCACGAACATGCTCAGCGGCCTGGTCGGGCACTTGGAGGTGGTCTTGAGGGAGCGCGGATTCGCAAAAGTTGACGAGCCCAAAATCTGACCTGGGGGTTCGCACGCGAATTTCGGGCGGATTGTCAAACTTTGCGAGCGGTTGCTTATCGACGAGCATCCGCCCACCTCCGAAACACCTCCGCCACGACAGCAGCGAACCCCTCGTTGGAGGACGACAGCGGCGAAAGCGCCACCACGGCCTTAGAAAGCGCCGCGGCGGCCGCCTCCACCGAGTCGAACACGGCCACGCCGTGGAGCCGGGCGCCGGGCACGGCGGCGCAGGCGGCCAGGGCAGCGAACGAGCGGACCTGGCAGCCGTGGAAGGAGCAGTACTCGTCCGCGATGGCCAGGAGCTGCTCGGGGGAAAAGCCTCTCATCCGCGCGCCTGCCTGATGCGCGATTCCATTCCGGAATAGGACGGGATGAGGGAGCGGGCGAGGTCGGTGACGTGGGCGTCGTCAAGCAATCGCGATGCTGCCGCCACCACCGCACGGCGCGCCGCCTCCTGCTTCGAGCACCCCCACGCTGAAGCCAATAACACGAGCGCCTTGTCCTCGTCTGCGGTCAACCGAAGCGTCATAGCCATACCACTTTGATACCACGCGGCTAGCGTGAAAAGCCGCAGAAGCCCGCTAAACTCGACCGTATGGCTGATGACACCACTGGCGGCATGGACCGCATTCAACCAATCGACATCAACGAGGAGATGCAGACCAGCTACATCGATTACGCCATGAGCGTGATCGTGGGTCGCGCGCTCCCCGAGGTGCGCGACGGCATGAAGCCGGTGCACCGCCGCGTGATCTACGCAATGTACGACGCGGGTTTCCGCCCCGAACGCTCCTACGTCAAGAGCGTGAAGGCCGTCGGCGAGACCATGAGTAACTACCACCCGCACGGCGACAGCGCCATCTACGACACCCTCGTGCGCATGGCGCAGCCGTGGTCCATGCGCTACCCGCTTGTGGACGGCCAGGGCAACTTCGGTTCCCCGGGCAACGACGGCCCGGCCGCTATGCGTTACACGGAGTGCAAGCTCACCCCGATCGCCATGGAGATGGTGCGCGACATCCGCGAAAACTCCGTGGACTTCGCCCCGAACTTCGACTCCAAGACCCAGGAGCCGACCGTCCTGCCGTCCCGCGTGCCGAACCTGCTGATGAACGGCTCCAACGGTATTGCGGTGGGCATGGCCACCAACATCCCGCCGCACAACCTGAACGAGCTGGCGGAGGCCATCTACTGGATCCTGGAAAACCACGACGCCGAGGAGAAGGAGACCCTCGACGCCGTGATGGAGCGCGTGAAGGGACCGGACTTCCCCACGGCGGGCTTGATCGTGGGCGACCAGGGTATTAAGGACGCCTACGCCACCGGCCGCGGCTCCATCCGCATGCGCGGCGTGACGGAAATCGAGGAGATTGGCAACCGCCAGGTCATCACGATCACCGAGCTGCCGTACCAGATCAACCCGGATAACTTCATCCACAACATCGCCGAGCAGGTCACCGCCGGCAAGATGGTGGGCATCTCCAAGATCGAGGACGAGTCCTCCGACCGCGTGGGCATGCGCATCGTGGTCACGCTCAAGCGCGACGCGGTGCCGCGCGTGGTGCTGAACAACCTGTACAAGCACTCGGCGCTGGAGACGAACTTCTCCGCCAACATGCTCAGCATTGTCGACGGCGTCCCGCGTACCCTGCGCCTGGACCAGATGCTGCGCTTCTACGTCAAGCACCAGATCGAAGTCATTGTCCGCCGCACCCAGTACCGCCTGGACGAGGCCGAAAAGCGCGCCCACATCCTCCGCGGCCTAGTCAAGGCGCTGGACATGCTGGACGAGGTCATCGCCCTGATCCGCCGTTCGCCGACCGTGGACGACGCCCGCCAAGGCCTCATCAACCTGTTGGACATCGACGAGATCCAGGCCAACGAGATCCTGGCCATGCAGCTGCGCCGCCTGGCCGCCCTGGAGCGCCAGAAGATCATCGACGACCTTGCCGCGATTGAGAAGCAGATCGCGGACTACAAGGACATCCTGGCCAAGCCGGAGCGTCAGCGCGCGATTGTCGGCGACGAGCTCAAGGAGATCGTCGATAAGTATGGCGACGAGCGCCGCACCCAGATCGTCGCCGCCACCGGCGACGTCACTGAGGAAGACCTTATCGCCCGCGAAAACGTGGTGGTCACCATCACCTCCACCGGCTACGCCAAGCGCACCAAGGTGGACGCCTACAAGAGCCAGAAACGCGGCGGCAAGGGCGTGCGGGGCGCCGAGCTGAAGCAGGACGACGTGGTGAAGAACTTCTTCATCTGCTCCACCCACGACTGGATCCTGTTCTTCACCAACTTCGGCCGCGTCTACCGCCTCAAGGCCTACGAGCTGCCGGAAGCGGGCCGCACCGCCCGTGGCCAGCACGTGGCCAACCTGCTGGAATTCCAGCCGGAGGAAAAGATCGCGCAGATCATCCAGATCCAGACCTACGAGGACGCCCCCTACCTGGTGCTGGCCACGCGCGACGGCCGCGTGAAGAAGTCCCGCCTCACCGACTACGAATCCGCCCGCTCCGCCGGCCTGATCGCCATCAACCTCAACGAGGGCGACGCGCTCATCGGCGCCTCCCTTGTCGGCGAGGACGACGACCTGCTGCTCGTGTCCGAGCAGGGCCAATCCATCCGCTTCTCCGCCGACGACGAGCAGCTGCGCCCCATGGGCCGCGCCACCGCCGGCGTGAAGGGCATGCGCTTCAAGGGCGACGACCAGCTGCTGGCCATGACCGTGGCCAAGGACGGCGAATACCTCCTCGTGGCCACCTCCGGCGGCTACGGCAAGCGCACCGCCATCGAGGAGTACAACGCGCAGGGCCGCGGCGGCATGGGCGTGATGACCTTCAAGTACAGCCCGAAACGCGGCAAGCTCATCGGCGCCCTCTCGGTTGCGGAGGATGACCAGATCTTCGCCATCACCTCCGCCGGCGGCGTGATCCGCACCGAGGTCGACCAGATCCGCCCGTCCTCGCGCGCAACCATGGGCGTGCGGCTGGTGGACCTCGCCGACGGCGTGGAGCTTCTGGCCATCGACCGCAACGTCGAGGACGAAGGCGAGGAGGAAGCCACCGCAGTCGCCACCGGGCAGAAGACCATCGAGCAGGCGCTTAGCGACGACAGCTCCGACGCCGGCGAGGACAAGGAGTAGCCCGTGGCCGTCCGCAAAGTGACCGTGCGCCACATCGGCGCCGGCTCCACCTTCAAAGTGGCAACGCTGCTGGCCTTCTTGGGCTTCATCGCCTGGATGGCCGCTTGCTTACTGGTCTACTACGGGCTGGAGCGCGCCGGGGTCATCGAGTCCATCAACTCCCTGATCGGCGGTGTCGGCGGCGACCAGGTGGTGGACATGAAACTGGCCATGTCCGCCGCGGG harbors:
- the gyrA gene encoding DNA gyrase subunit A, giving the protein MADDTTGGMDRIQPIDINEEMQTSYIDYAMSVIVGRALPEVRDGMKPVHRRVIYAMYDAGFRPERSYVKSVKAVGETMSNYHPHGDSAIYDTLVRMAQPWSMRYPLVDGQGNFGSPGNDGPAAMRYTECKLTPIAMEMVRDIRENSVDFAPNFDSKTQEPTVLPSRVPNLLMNGSNGIAVGMATNIPPHNLNELAEAIYWILENHDAEEKETLDAVMERVKGPDFPTAGLIVGDQGIKDAYATGRGSIRMRGVTEIEEIGNRQVITITELPYQINPDNFIHNIAEQVTAGKMVGISKIEDESSDRVGMRIVVTLKRDAVPRVVLNNLYKHSALETNFSANMLSIVDGVPRTLRLDQMLRFYVKHQIEVIVRRTQYRLDEAEKRAHILRGLVKALDMLDEVIALIRRSPTVDDARQGLINLLDIDEIQANEILAMQLRRLAALERQKIIDDLAAIEKQIADYKDILAKPERQRAIVGDELKEIVDKYGDERRTQIVAATGDVTEEDLIARENVVVTITSTGYAKRTKVDAYKSQKRGGKGVRGAELKQDDVVKNFFICSTHDWILFFTNFGRVYRLKAYELPEAGRTARGQHVANLLEFQPEEKIAQIIQIQTYEDAPYLVLATRDGRVKKSRLTDYESARSAGLIAINLNEGDALIGASLVGEDDDLLLVSEQGQSIRFSADDEQLRPMGRATAGVKGMRFKGDDQLLAMTVAKDGEYLLVATSGGYGKRTAIEEYNAQGRGGMGVMTFKYSPKRGKLIGALSVAEDDQIFAITSAGGVIRTEVDQIRPSSRATMGVRLVDLADGVELLAIDRNVEDEGEEEATAVATGQKTIEQALSDDSSDAGEDKE
- a CDS encoding TetR family transcriptional regulator, whose product is MRGFSPEQLLAIADEYCSFHGCQVRSFAALAACAAVPGARLHGVAVFDSVEAAAAALSKAVVALSPLSSSNEGFAAVVAEVFRRWADARR
- a CDS encoding DUF3566 domain-containing protein, with protein sequence MAVRKVTVRHIGAGSTFKVATLLAFLGFIAWMAACLLVYYGLERAGVIESINSLIGGVGGDQVVDMKLAMSAAGLFGLVGFLFQVIMAPLTVIMYNAIADLVGGVSFTMSNRAK